Proteins encoded by one window of Engraulis encrasicolus isolate BLACKSEA-1 chromosome 23, IST_EnEncr_1.0, whole genome shotgun sequence:
- the adgrg4a gene encoding adhesion G-protein coupled receptor G4: MNGQSQKGSSHVSLWGQKANLMGQPCYWQLSGRCSVPDLEALTVCVTLQREVGTSEWTAFDYKERGHRGVELGLTGTRTQLRVWLFGQEHQVNMTENYPLHQWHTVCLTWSAKSGHLRLYGNGSRVAEVPVNGPRLAGKGTLTLGVSHTMLDGVMAYETGKELMGFATLFRMWGREFSETELKELRCVDGDVVSWNQLHWDLKGTYCQPPSDSGLTCGEKYIKFACLVYVEVTPIADVLVVHNEIRERLRSKFYHDGVEVKADQASIMVFSIDPGFCPDNLQQTLYGLYEWPRTEPQDRAVLLCEKNSRERTTRFCKLDGKTDKAKWERPDLSLCERTIDINDLENVTVTANNSGEIVDMIGGLVGNGSELSDSQLDTVLDKLGEVVNVGPVSPGVAENIVEIISDVLQSKADLASFTNEILGLTDSVGDTMNFTGEAHGMTAPSLALQLVSVNASRFLGLTFGVSSFTSNNSPEIFMNETFVERPHGAVAAISLPSVLESFFPRNNTNNTRTRIQFQFYNSTVLFKNPSDTMQLNSYVVSASMTDANVSNLQQPIIITLRHLNSVKGKDQSVQCVYWDFTKNGGGGWESRGCKVKSECSDAFQTTCHCDHLTHFGVLLDISKEEISAEDEVILTIISYLGCGLSSIFLGITLLTYIAFEKLRQDYPSKILINLSLALLGLNLVFLVNSWFSSLGNRGVCVGVAAAQHFFVLASFTWMGLEALHMYFALVKVFNTYVPSYILKFCLLGWGIPAAIVTLVLAIDTNIYGSAVDDDPSKDPLKDSSPFCWVQDETAFYVSVMAFILLVLLCNIAVFGVVLVQIRKMQANKASSNSSGLMHDLRVVASLTFLLGLTWILPFFGWGPLHTPFMYLFSILNSLQGFFIFIFHCLMKENVQKQWRLHLCCGSLRPGDYSEWSRSMTGAGRGGHSRLVNFPSIKTEDTSSMRKISDSSASGASQINA; the protein is encoded by the exons AACTGGGCCTGACCGGCACCAGAACCCAGCTGCGAGTCTGGCTCTTTGGCCAGGAGCACCAGGTGAACATGACGGAAAACTACCCGCTGCACCAGTGGCACACCGTCTGCCTCACCTGGTCAGCCAAATCTGGACACCTGCGACTGTACGGCAATGGCAGCCGCGTTGCTGAGGTCCCGGTCAATGGGCCTCGATTGGCTGGGAAGGGTACGTTGACGCTGGGGGTGTCCCATACCATGCTGGACGGGGTCATGGCATATGAGACGGGCAAGGAGCTGATGGGGTTTGCGACGCTGTTCCGCATGTGGGGGCGAGAGTTTAGCGAGACGGAGCTGAAGGAGCTTCGGTGTGTGGACGGGGACGTGGTGAGCTGGAACCAACTGCACTGGGACCTGAAAGGCACCTACTGTCAACCGCCGTCAGACTCCGGCCTTACTTGTG GGGAAAAGTACATCAA GTTTGCTTGTCTGGTCTATGTGGAGGTGACTCCCATAGCTGATGTGTTGGTGGTCCACAATGAGATCCGTGAGCGGCTGAGGTCAAAGTTCTACCATGACGGTGTGGAGGTGAAGGCTGACCAAGCGTCCATAATGGTCTTTTCCATCG ATCCAGGCTTCTGTCCTGATAACCTCCAGCAGACCCTGTACGGCCTGTACGAATGGCCCAGGACGGAGCCCCAGGACCGGGCTGTCCTCCTCTGCGAGAAGAACAGCAGAGAGCGGACCACCAGGTTCTG TAAACTGGATGGCAAGACTGACAAAGCCAAATGGGAACGCCCAGATCTGAGCCTTTGTGAAAGGACTATAGACATCAATGACTTGGAGAATGTCACTGTCACTGCAA aTAACTCTGGGGAGATAGTGGACATGATTGGTGGTCTGGTGGGTAACGGCTCAGAGCTCAGTGACTCTCAGCTGGACACGGTGTTGGACAAGCTGGGGGAGGTGGTGAATGTCGGCCCGGTGTCTCCAGGAGTGGCCGAGAACATAGTGGAGATCATCTCAGACGTCCTGCAGTCCAAGGCTGACCTGGCCTCCTTCACCAATGA GATCCTGGGTCTGACGGACAGTGTTGGTGATACGATGAACTTCACGGGTGAGGCCCACGGCATGACGGCCCCGTCTCTGGCCCTGCAGCTGGTCTCCGTTAACGCTAGTCGCTTCCTGGGGCTCACGTTCGGGGTGTCCTCCTTCACAAGCAACAACTCTCCAGAG ATCTTCATGAATGAGACGTTCGTGGAGAGGCCTCATGGTGCGGTGGCGGCCATCTCGCTCCCCTCTGTCCTGGAGAGCTTCTTCCCCcgcaacaacaccaacaacaccagGACACGCATACAGTTCCAGTTCTACAACTCCACAGTCCTCTTCAAG AACCCCTCCGACACTATGCAACTAAACTCCTACGTGGTGTCTGCCAGCATGACCGATGCCAACGTCAGCAACCTACAGCAGCCAATCATCATCACTCTTCGTCACCTCAACAGTGTGAAG GGGAAAGACCAATCAGTTCAGTGTGTCTATTGGGACTTCACCAAAAATG GTGGAGGGGGCTGGGAAAGCCGAGGGTGTAAGGTGAAGAGTGAGTGCTCTGATGCCTTCCAGACCACATGCCACTGTGACCACCTGACCCATTTCGGAGTGCTATTG GATATATCCAAAGAGGAGATCAGTGCTGAAGATGAAGTCATCCTCACCATCATCTCCTACCTGGGCTGCGGCCTGTCCTCCATCTTCTTAGGCATCACCCTGCTGACCTATATAGCCTTCGA GAAACTACGTCAGGACTACCCGTCCAAGATCCTGATCAACCTCTCGCTGGCCCTGCTGGGCCTGAACCTGGTCTTCCTGGTCAATTCCTGGTTCTCCTCGCTGGGCAACcggggcgtgtgtgtgggcgtggcgGCCGCACAGCACTTCTTCGTGCTGGCCTCCTTCACCTGGATGGGCCTGGAAGCCCTGCACATGTACTTTGCCCTGGTCAAGGTCTTCAACACCTACGTGCCCTCCTACATCCTCAAGTTCTGCCTGCTCGGATGGG GCATACCTGCTGCGATCGTCACCCTTGTCCTGGCCATAGATACAAATATTTATGGCAGTGCAGTAGATGATGATCCATCTAAAGACCCTCTCAAAGACTCCTCACCATT CTGCTGGGTGCAGGATGAGACGGCATTCTACGTGTCGGTCATGGCCTTCatcctgctggtgctgctgtgtaACATCGCCGTGTTCGGGGTGGTACTGGTCCAGATCCGCAAGATGCAGGCCAACAAG GCCTCCAGCAACAGCAGTGGGCTGATGCATGACCTGCGTGTGGTGGCCAGCCTGACCTTCCTGCTGGGGCTGACCTGGATCCTGCCCTTCTTCGGCTGGGGCCCGCTGCACACACCCTTCATGTACCTCTTCTCCATCCTCAACAGCCTTCAAG gcttcttcatcttcatcttccattGTCTGATGAAGGAGAATGTTCAGAAGCAGTGGAGGCTCCACCTCTGCTGTGGATCTCTCAGACCTGGGGACTACTCAG AATGGAGCCGCTCTATGACCGGAGCTGGCCGAGGTGGGCACAGCCGGCTGGTGAATTTCCCGTCCATCAAAACAGAGGACACCAGCTCCATGAGGAAGATCTCTGATTCGTCCGCTTCAGGTGCCAGTCAAATAAACGCATAA